Part of the Niallia alba genome is shown below.
CCAGCTGTGTTGTTTAGATTAAACGTATAATGAACAGTTGGTTTACGCAAATCGGCATCTACCAATAACACTGTTTTTCCTTGTTGCGCAAAAACGATTGCCAGGTTAGCTGCTGTTGTTGATTTCCCTTCTCCGGGTCCAGAAGATGTTACTAAGATCGAACGAACTTCTTCATCGATGCTAGAATAAAGAATATTTGTCCGAATATTTCTATATTGCTCTGAAATAGGAGATTTTGGATCATACTTTGCAATTAATTTTCTTCGGTTTAAAGCTAATCCGCCTTTTTTTGCTCTCTTACTTGCTGCCAAGTAAATCCCCCCTACCTCTTCCTTTTTGAGTCCCTCTCATTTTCGCTTCTACATTCTCATCAATAGTTGTAATTGCGCCTAATACTGGCAACTCTAGTAATTTCTCGATATCTTGCTCCGTTTTTACTGTATTATCCAAATATTCTAGTAAGAATGCTAATCCAACACCTATCATCAATCCTACAACTGCAGCAATTGCAATATTTAAAGGTGGATTAGGGCTGATTGGTGCTTGATTTTCTTGATCATCTGCTAATGGCAGTATACTTACATTATCAACCATCATTAAATTTTTAATTTCTTTTTCAAACACTTCCGCTGTAGTATTAGCAATTTGCAACGCAATTGCGGGATCTGGATCGGTTACTGAAACGGTCATAATTTGTGAATTTTGTGCACTTTCAACTGAAATTTTTTCGTTTAAATCAGATACAGTCATTTCTAAATCTAATTCTTTTTTTACATTATTCAAAATGGCTGCACTTTTGATAATAATGCTATAAGTATTTATTAATTGCACATTTGTTTGTACTTCATTGTAATTGTAAATAGATTGATCTTCTTTTGCCTGGTTAACAAGAATTTGCGTCGAAGATTTATACTCCGGTGTAATAATGAAATAACTTACTATTCCACTTACAATCATTGCAATGAGAGTAATCGATATAATAAGTGTCAATCGTTTCTTAAGTGTGTCGAATAATTCTTTCAAACTGATCGTTTCTTCCATGACTTCCTCCTAAAAAAAAATAAAAACCAAAAATATTATATCATATATCGTTGCATATATTGTCATTTCTTGTCATAATTTTAAGTGAATTGTTAATACGTGTTTTACTATACCAATTAATTTACATATTTGATATATATTTTTCAAAATAGGGATAACTTTCCTATCTATTGTACGATTATGGTAGATTAATAACCGATTATACTTACTTTTGGGAGGTTTCAATGAAAGCTACTATTCTATCCATCCTATCCATCATTCTTGTGGTCATTCTCGTAATTGGGAATATTCACTGGAATATTCGCTCAGAAAGTCCTCTATCTACTATTCATCCTACTGAAGGTGCAAATACGGAAGTAGAAAACAAAGAGCAGTACTTTAGTCTCGATTACTATATGAGCTTTGCCAAATCATGGCCAGATGGTGCCCAGCAAGTATTGGAGGAAAAATTAACAGATAAACAATCCTTTCATATTTTGTTGGTTGGCTCTGATGCAATCGGTGATCAAGAGCTTGGATTAGTTACACCATTACAGGAAGCATTAGCTAGTAAATACGATAAATATGTAACAGTTGAAAGCATAACTTATGATGAAACTTCATCCGATTATGTAAATGATAACGAATATGAATCTCTTATCTCTAAGAAACCAGATATGGTTATCCTAGAGCCATTCCTATTGAATGATAATGGCGTAGTTGATATTTCTACCACATTAATGAATCTTAATCAGGTGATTAAGGAAACAAAAGATGAGCTTCCAAATGTTACATTCATTATGATGCCTGCACACCAACTGTACAATGCAGCTCTTTATCCTATGCAAGTGAGAGATTTACAGAAGTATGCTGAATCAAAAGATATTCCTTACTGGAATCACTGGGAAGCCTGGCCTGATAGCAAAGATCCTAAAGTTCAAGATTATTACAATACTGAAGGAGATAAGTCAAAAGCGAATGAGCAAGGTTTTGAACTTTGGAGCAACTATTTAGCGAAAAAGCTTATTTCTGAATAAAAACTTATTTAACTAAGCGAGGAGTTCTCGCTTTTTTCTTTTTATCTGTTCTATATAACGTACGATTATGTTATCATATTTTCTGAATATTTGTAAATAACGCTTTTTGTTTCATTTAAAATGTAAGCGTTACCTAGTTTCTTCTATTATATATAGGAAGTTTTTTCAATTTGTAATAAGGAAGACAGGTGGTTAATTTTAGTATCACCTTTTTTATTAACAATCATATATGGTTAACTCTATAAACATACCGTTTATCTCTATGTTTGAATAAGAGTATTTATACGGAGGAAATATAATTAATGTGTTTAGTTTTTGTTCATTCTTATTTTTGGTATATGTTATTTATCATTGTTCCTCTAACATTAGGCAGTTTTCCATCACACTAAAATTTTTTCTATGATTAAAACTTCCTCGTTATATTACATTTTATTTACTCTTTAGTAGATAGGCTAGAGCCCATGGCTTCCTATGCTATAATGATGGGCGAGGTGAATTTTTAAATGGGTAATTTACAAGTATGGTCACAATGGGAGCGATTTATAGCTGCTTTTGAGCGGTTTAACTGGATTGATTTAGGTATCGCCTTATTAATCTTTCTTGTATTCTTAGGATTTCGAAAGCTATTTACGATGTATATTTATAAATTAGTGTTAGCGATGGTGAAGAAATTACCGGTAGATACTGTTTCCAAAATATTGCTGGCGTATGAAAAGCCATTGCGCTGGTTCTGGGTCATTATTGGAACATATTTGGCTTTGACTTATTTACCATTTCCGATTACAACCTTCCACTTTGTGCAACAAATCTATAAGTCGTTTATTATCGGTTTAATTGGCTGGGGAATTTTTAATTATTTTTCTGATCAATCGAATCCGTTTGAACGAATGATTTCTCGAACAAAGTTAGATTCTGATAGTATGCTGATTCCATTCTTAGGAAGAGTTTTTCGTATGCTTGTCGTTATCTTTACGGTTGTCAGCATTTTGGATACTTGGGATATTCAAATTGGTGCCTTTGTTGCTGGTCTCGGGGTTGCGGGTCTTGCCTTTTCCTTAGCTGCACAGGACACTGTTGCTAACTTCTTTGGCGGTGTCGTGATTATTACGGAAAAGCCGTTTTCTAAAGGGGATTGGATTCAAACTCCTTCTGTAGAAGGAACGGTTGAGGATATTTCCTTCCGCAGTACGCAAGTTCGAACTTTTTCCGACACCATTGTAACGGTTCCAAACTCAAAGCTTTCGAATGAGGCGATTACAAACTGGTCAAAAATGTCGAAGCGACGCATTGATTATGAGCTAGCTATTTCGTACCGAACACCAAATGAAAAACTGAAAACAGCTTTAAAAGAAATAGATGAAATGCTAAGGGCACACCCAGGTGTACATCCAGATGCAATCATGGTTCGTTTTACCGATTTCCGCGATTATTCGTTAGGAATCTTCGTCTACTTCTTTACTAAGACAACTATTTGGGCGGAATACTTAGTGGTTAAAGAAGAAACAAATCTACAAATACTTAGTATCTTAGAGAAACATGGTATTGAAATAGCCTTGCCTAGTCAGCAGATTTATTTGCCGGAGAAAGAGGACGGGAAGAAATTGCTGGCTGGTGAGTGAGTTTATTAGGTGCATTAAAGGTGAAAAGAGAAGGCGCGGTTGTGAAACTGCGCCTTCTCTTTATTTAGTTTGGCTGATATATTTATAGGTTGGCTGATTTCTTTGCTGCTTTGGCTGATATTTCTATTGTTTGGCTGATATTTTTGCTACTTTGGCTGATATATTTATAATTTTGCTCATTTCTATGTTTTTTTCGCTGATTCCTCCTCCGCTTTCATTAATCACTCCATTAATTCTAGCTATTCCACCACTATGCTTTTTTGTTTTTTCTGAGAAACCCATTTAATACTAAATTCCAGCATAATAGAATTCGAATTGGAGAATGTTACAGGCATTTTAAACGTTAACGAAAATTAGTTTATTTCGAAAGAATAATTCCAAACAATACTGCGCATTATGAAAGAAAAAGGAAATTTTATGATTGGACTATTAATAGCGATTTTCGTATTTAACCTGGTAAGTTTTAAAGTAAATAAATTGCTTAATTAGAAGCAAGTGGCTCATATCTGGATGTTTACAGTTGCTTTTCAGGTCGTTGTTGATCAGTATGTGGATTTAAAGTATCAAGGTTACTATTATTTTTCAAAGAGTATTGATATTGCGGCTGTTCTTCCTATTACGGTTTTAGTACCGCCGGTTAATATCGTATTTTTAAATTGGTATCCTTTTGATAGTTCCGTGAAAAGAAAAATGATTTACATATTATTATGGGTAATATTTATGCTTCTTTATGAAGCTTTAGCATTGTTACCTGAGCCTTGGGGTTATTTTAATTATGGTTGGTGGGAGTTCTGGCATTCCGCAATAGCAGATCCTATTCTTCTTTACATGTTATTAAAGTATTATCAATGGTTTGTTAAATAACTTAAAGGATATAAAAATCCAATCTAAAAGGTGACAATATGAACAAGATGTTAATAGTCTTTTTGCTAGTATCTTACTTAGTAATTGGGGTTATTTTTTTACTTATGCCCAAAAGATTAACAAAACAAGAGATTTATATTACCTGGTTCGTCGTAACAGTACAGGCTTTAATTGCAGATATTTTTTGGGGAGAAATTCTGGATTTATATGATTTCACTAGTGTTGCATTAATTTAAATTCACTATTAAAAATACTCAAAATGTTCAATATTATTATTTTGCGCAAAGAAAAAGTCCTTTATAATGGATTAGTCAGGTGGTAACCCGTCCAAATCCACTAAAAAAGGACCATCACATGGACAAGATTACACGAAAAACTTCATTTGGACAATGGTTTTCACCTATAAATCTTCAATTATTTGAAGAAAACGTGAAAACGATGAAATTAGATTACTATACGAAAAAATTAACGACAGAGTCATTTCTAAAATTACTACTTTTTGCGCAGCTACAAGAAATTGAAAGTCTGCATGCGCTGGGTGATTGTCTTTTCGATGACCAGCTTCAAAAAGGGATAGACCTTGATTCTATTAGTATTTCTCAGTTGTCACGGCGGTTAAACGGCATAAACCCTGATCTATTTCAAAGGCTTTTCCTTGATTTAGTGTCACAAATTCATGCCAAAACGCATTACACGAAACTCGTGATGCCGTTAAAAATCATTGATTCAAGCACATTGCCACTTAATTTGACCAATCATAAATGGGCTAAATTCCGCAAAACAAAAGCAGGTGTAAAGTTACATTTGCGCCTTGTGTTTATGGAAAAGGGTATATCCTATCCTGAAAAGGCCGTTATGACAACGGCAAAAGAACATGACCGTGGTCAGCTTGAAATCATGGTGGATGACAAGGAATGCATGTATGTGTTTGACCGTGGTTATCTAGACTACGAGCGCTTTGATCGCATGACTGATGATGGCTACTTCTTTCTTTCACGGCTACGCAAAAATGCAGTCATACGGAACGTTTACGATTTTAAGCTACCCAAGGATACAGCTGTTTTATCAGACCAAATGGTGTTGATAGGTACGACTCAAAACCGTGCTGAAAATTACTTTCGGCTTCTAAAAGTGATGGACTCAAAAGGAAATGAACTTCATTTAATTACAAATCGTTTTGATTTAAGCGCCGAAGAAATTTCAGAAATGTATAAATCACGGTGGGCAATTGAGCTGTTTTTTAAATGGATCAAACAACATCTCAGCATCAAAAAGTTCTACGGTCAAAGCGAATGGGCGATTCAAAATCAAGTATTTATCGCACTAATTGTTTTTTGCCTACATGTTCTCGTGCAAATCGAGACCAGAAGCAAGCGAAAAACCTTACAGATTAGCCGTTATCTAAGGGCTGCATTGTGGAAACCAGCGAATGTTTGGCTTCGAAAGATTGAAGGAAAAGCCATCCCTTAAATATGCAAATTGTCGTCGTTGCAAAAGTCTAATTGTAAATAAATTTCCAAATGGATGGGGCCACCTTTGATTGGGTATTTACTTTTTTGCCTCTAAACAGGGAAGGTGAGTAAACTGAAAATTATGACACTATTTATGCAACACTAGTGATATGATTTAATAAAAGAGGATGGCGATTTATTAATCGATTTAATCATCCAAATATCATTGCCAGCTTTTTTTGGCA
Proteins encoded:
- a CDS encoding IS4 family transposase; protein product: MDKITRKTSFGQWFSPINLQLFEENVKTMKLDYYTKKLTTESFLKLLLFAQLQEIESLHALGDCLFDDQLQKGIDLDSISISQLSRRLNGINPDLFQRLFLDLVSQIHAKTHYTKLVMPLKIIDSSTLPLNLTNHKWAKFRKTKAGVKLHLRLVFMEKGISYPEKAVMTTAKEHDRGQLEIMVDDKECMYVFDRGYLDYERFDRMTDDGYFFLSRLRKNAVIRNVYDFKLPKDTAVLSDQMVLIGTTQNRAENYFRLLKVMDSKGNELHLITNRFDLSAEEISEMYKSRWAIELFFKWIKQHLSIKKFYGQSEWAIQNQVFIALIVFCLHVLVQIETRSKRKTLQISRYLRAALWKPANVWLRKIEGKAIP
- a CDS encoding mechanosensitive ion channel family protein encodes the protein MGNLQVWSQWERFIAAFERFNWIDLGIALLIFLVFLGFRKLFTMYIYKLVLAMVKKLPVDTVSKILLAYEKPLRWFWVIIGTYLALTYLPFPITTFHFVQQIYKSFIIGLIGWGIFNYFSDQSNPFERMISRTKLDSDSMLIPFLGRVFRMLVVIFTVVSILDTWDIQIGAFVAGLGVAGLAFSLAAQDTVANFFGGVVIITEKPFSKGDWIQTPSVEGTVEDISFRSTQVRTFSDTIVTVPNSKLSNEAITNWSKMSKRRIDYELAISYRTPNEKLKTALKEIDEMLRAHPGVHPDAIMVRFTDFRDYSLGIFVYFFTKTTIWAEYLVVKEETNLQILSILEKHGIEIALPSQQIYLPEKEDGKKLLAGE
- a CDS encoding YveK family protein encodes the protein MEETISLKELFDTLKKRLTLIISITLIAMIVSGIVSYFIITPEYKSSTQILVNQAKEDQSIYNYNEVQTNVQLINTYSIIIKSAAILNNVKKELDLEMTVSDLNEKISVESAQNSQIMTVSVTDPDPAIALQIANTTAEVFEKEIKNLMMVDNVSILPLADDQENQAPISPNPPLNIAIAAVVGLMIGVGLAFLLEYLDNTVKTEQDIEKLLELPVLGAITTIDENVEAKMRGTQKGRGRGDLLGSK